The following proteins are encoded in a genomic region of Synechococcus sp. CBW1002:
- a CDS encoding type II CAAX prenyl endopeptidase Rce1 family protein, producing the protein MLSIGLASWAGDAPPQGGSSPPDGVSSYDLAQQAAFNRPAFYPVDQRLDPELFRSNGDWIGRLILPEARPGTAGVETASGGADDDWVWIQLEQTPASFRRLQGQTLRLTWRDTPRLRALVEAVRTDIHLGAAADRAEVAGNVVPRRLDGRRRVGPLQSLAGSRPNDDLQVRLEQVEVVAGTPPTLTIGRPPLQITGRWVALVRIVKQSGPNGESLLVRHFNRRSGRFDGPEQTVRLPQQPRDRNGRWLSTPRGLAGSPAGSDGWYLYGAQDANGLFTVQALEPRQLIRPGADQQVPGLNAGLRYLREGNWLHTPERRGSLGRILLQGSSDAMGVAATTGGATATGTAETIGPAWTLGRRALVLHLFGGIGGPGGEARGSTTITGHFALGEASVVEDPFTGQPRLAIRYHQIYANNPNGIVAGTQDWSAYMGNLQRGWLGSRPVSDVLIPEDTFSELRIGGTRLSLLDELGLQAEVLMARYRSGDGTGLSSVTPATSCVQDSSQALYAALRRLRTQVQADPALLAWLKAHPDDPSSRVFRQQQELADDLDRLLTPLGMARSDWQGNAERVEVAISRAGLTGAEATSFRRGQSVTDILLSWRSLLPRGAHDAMASVFLRHGSPLLLLRTNQVAGGDPSLEPLAPTLLLGRIPPLATLLSRIASALLTPLTPTGVTLTAVLLVGYCAVALACGRRNGFLPRHWRWPKPLPGLVSSLALLPMPAIGEELLFRVALLPQPDSGASLATGLAWGALSTGLFVLYHPLAAALWYPAARRVFSDGRFLSQCLGLAVVCLVAYAATGSLWPPVLIHWLAVSLWLGPLEGRLRFDTRPVEAAEAAPAPVRSR; encoded by the coding sequence ATGCTCAGCATCGGCCTGGCGAGCTGGGCCGGCGACGCGCCTCCCCAGGGCGGGTCATCCCCGCCGGACGGAGTGTCCAGCTACGACCTGGCCCAGCAGGCGGCATTCAACCGGCCGGCCTTCTACCCGGTGGATCAACGGCTGGATCCGGAGCTGTTTCGATCCAATGGCGACTGGATCGGTCGGCTGATCCTGCCGGAGGCCCGCCCTGGCACCGCCGGCGTCGAGACCGCCAGCGGCGGGGCCGACGACGACTGGGTCTGGATCCAGCTGGAACAGACCCCCGCCAGCTTCCGCCGGCTGCAGGGCCAGACCCTGCGACTGACCTGGCGGGACACCCCCCGACTGCGGGCACTGGTGGAGGCCGTCCGCACCGACATCCACCTCGGCGCGGCTGCCGATCGGGCCGAGGTCGCCGGCAATGTGGTGCCGCGCCGCCTGGATGGACGCCGCCGGGTCGGTCCGCTGCAGAGCCTGGCGGGGTCACGGCCCAACGACGATCTGCAGGTGCGCCTGGAGCAGGTGGAGGTTGTGGCCGGAACACCGCCAACCCTGACCATCGGGCGGCCACCGCTGCAGATCACCGGTCGCTGGGTGGCGCTGGTGCGGATCGTGAAGCAGAGCGGACCCAACGGCGAGAGCCTGCTCGTGCGGCATTTCAACCGCCGTAGCGGCAGATTTGATGGCCCCGAGCAGACCGTGCGCCTGCCCCAGCAGCCCCGGGATCGCAACGGCCGTTGGCTGTCGACCCCCAGGGGGCTGGCAGGCAGCCCGGCCGGTTCGGATGGCTGGTACCTCTACGGAGCCCAGGACGCCAACGGGCTGTTCACCGTGCAGGCCCTGGAGCCCCGCCAGCTGATCCGCCCCGGCGCCGATCAACAGGTGCCGGGCCTGAATGCGGGGCTTCGGTATCTGCGCGAGGGGAACTGGCTCCACACTCCGGAGCGGCGCGGCAGCCTCGGGCGGATCCTGCTGCAGGGCTCTTCTGATGCCATGGGCGTAGCGGCGACCACGGGCGGGGCAACAGCCACGGGGACCGCTGAAACGATTGGCCCTGCCTGGACGCTCGGCCGCCGCGCCCTGGTGCTCCACCTGTTCGGCGGCATCGGTGGCCCCGGCGGAGAGGCGCGGGGCAGCACCACGATCACGGGCCACTTCGCCCTCGGTGAGGCCAGCGTGGTGGAAGACCCCTTCACGGGCCAGCCGCGCCTGGCGATCCGCTACCACCAGATCTACGCCAACAACCCCAACGGCATCGTCGCCGGCACCCAGGACTGGTCGGCCTACATGGGCAATCTGCAGCGGGGCTGGCTGGGTAGCCGCCCTGTCTCGGATGTGCTGATTCCCGAGGACACCTTCAGTGAGCTGCGCATCGGCGGCACCCGGCTGTCCCTGCTGGATGAACTGGGGCTTCAGGCGGAAGTGCTGATGGCCCGCTACCGCAGCGGCGACGGCACCGGTCTCTCGAGCGTCACTCCGGCCACCTCCTGCGTGCAGGACTCCAGCCAGGCGCTCTATGCCGCCCTGCGCCGACTGCGCACCCAGGTGCAGGCGGATCCGGCCCTGCTCGCCTGGCTGAAGGCCCATCCCGACGACCCCAGCAGCCGGGTGTTCCGCCAGCAGCAGGAGCTGGCCGATGACCTGGATCGGTTGCTCACCCCCCTGGGGATGGCCCGCTCCGACTGGCAGGGCAATGCTGAACGGGTCGAGGTCGCGATCAGTCGTGCCGGCCTCACGGGTGCCGAGGCCACATCGTTCCGGCGCGGCCAATCGGTGACGGACATCCTGCTGAGCTGGCGGTCGCTGCTGCCGCGCGGTGCCCACGACGCCATGGCCAGCGTGTTTCTGCGCCATGGCTCACCGCTGCTGCTGCTGCGCACCAACCAGGTGGCCGGCGGCGATCCCAGCCTCGAACCCCTGGCCCCGACCCTGCTGCTGGGCCGGATCCCCCCCCTGGCGACCCTGCTGAGCCGCATCGCCTCGGCCCTGCTCACCCCCCTGACGCCCACCGGAGTGACGCTCACGGCGGTCCTGCTGGTGGGCTACTGCGCAGTGGCGCTGGCCTGCGGACGGCGTAACGGCTTCCTGCCCCGCCACTGGCGCTGGCCGAAGCCACTGCCGGGGCTGGTCTCCAGCCTGGCCCTGCTGCCGATGCCGGCGATCGGCGAGGAACTGCTGTTCCGGGTGGCCCTGCTGCCCCAGCCCGATTCCGGCGCGTCTCTCGCCACAGGCCTGGCCTGGGGAGCCCTCTCCACCGGCCTGTTCGTGCTGTATCACCCCCTGGCGGCGGCTCTTTGGTACCCAGCGGCGCGCAGGGTCTTCAGCGACGGCCGTTTCCTGAGCCAATGCCTGGGGCTGGCCGTGGTCTGCCTGGTGGCCTACGCCGCCACCGGATCCCTGTGGCCACCGGTGCTGATCCATTGGCTGGCCGTGAGCCTGTGGCTGGGCCCCCTGGAAGGCCGCCTAAGATTCGACACCAGGCCAGTCGAGGCCGCGGAAGCAGCCCCTGCCCCAGTGCGATCACGGTGA
- a CDS encoding HAD family phosphatase, producing the protein MPPPAACLFDLDGLLLDTEPLHGRAWREAACHFGGDLTEAQLLDLRGRRRPDCAEQVRSLLPGSVSVEALLAVRQPIAEALLGQALPMPGAPELVQRCHQLGIPMALATSSAEASVAIKAAPHPWLSLIVERVYGDDPELRQGKPAPDIFQLAAQRLGVNPGDCWAFEDSQAGCRSALAAGCHVHVLVPPGSACTAYPAGVVCLTSLEQVHLS; encoded by the coding sequence ATGCCTCCCCCTGCCGCCTGCCTGTTCGACCTGGATGGTCTCCTGCTCGATACCGAGCCCCTGCACGGCCGGGCCTGGCGCGAGGCGGCCTGCCATTTCGGTGGGGATCTCACCGAGGCCCAGCTGCTCGATCTGCGGGGTCGGCGGCGCCCCGATTGCGCGGAGCAGGTGCGGAGCTTGCTGCCGGGGTCTGTGAGTGTGGAGGCTTTGCTGGCGGTGCGCCAGCCGATTGCGGAAGCCCTGCTGGGCCAGGCCCTGCCGATGCCCGGTGCCCCCGAACTGGTGCAACGCTGCCACCAGCTCGGCATCCCCATGGCCCTGGCCACCAGCAGTGCAGAGGCCTCTGTGGCGATCAAGGCCGCTCCCCATCCCTGGCTCTCACTGATTGTGGAGCGGGTGTATGGGGACGATCCGGAGCTGCGCCAGGGCAAACCGGCACCGGACATCTTCCAGCTGGCTGCCCAACGCCTGGGGGTGAACCCAGGCGACTGCTGGGCCTTTGAAGACTCCCAGGCCGGTTGTCGCTCGGCCCTGGCGGCTGGCTGCCACGTGCACGTTCTGGTGCCACCGGGATCCGCCTGCACGGCTTACCCTGCCGGCGTGGTGTGCCTGACGTCCCTGGAGCAGGTCCATCTGTCCTGA
- a CDS encoding ATP-binding protein has product MALPGPGGDRERRFASHLDVIAELLDWFEQQQPAGVDPMVWIQAQTALVEAFTNAVRHAHATLLPPPEVVVRLDCTSGTLRLCIHDQGDPFDMEAAWSEPEEGADSDDGSEDLPSLDDDGLPILPMRDAHWGLIMLRKLQQDFGWSIRYDGLPDGGNVLVLEHPLD; this is encoded by the coding sequence ATGGCTCTACCAGGCCCCGGCGGCGATCGCGAGCGTCGCTTCGCCAGCCACCTCGATGTCATTGCTGAGCTGCTCGACTGGTTCGAGCAACAACAGCCCGCCGGGGTGGATCCCATGGTGTGGATCCAGGCACAGACAGCCCTGGTGGAGGCCTTCACCAATGCGGTGCGTCACGCCCATGCCACCCTCCTGCCGCCACCGGAGGTGGTGGTGCGCCTGGATTGCACTAGCGGCACCCTACGGCTCTGCATCCACGATCAGGGCGATCCGTTTGACATGGAAGCGGCCTGGAGCGAACCGGAGGAGGGGGCCGACTCTGATGATGGCTCAGAGGATCTTCCCAGCCTCGATGACGACGGCCTGCCGATCCTGCCGATGCGGGATGCTCACTGGGGCCTGATCATGCTGCGCAAACTGCAGCAGGATTTCGGCTGGTCCATCCGCTACGACGGACTTCCCGACGGCGGCAATGTGCTGGTGCTGGAGCACCCCCTGGACTGA
- a CDS encoding sugar transferase: protein MDLRYQENWSLAYDLKLIVRTFLVIFSKRSGAA, encoded by the coding sequence ATGGATCTGCGCTATCAGGAGAACTGGAGCCTGGCCTATGACCTCAAGCTGATCGTGCGCACCTTCCTGGTGATCTTCAGCAAGCGTTCCGGAGCCGCCTGA